The Candidatus Izemoplasma sp. genome has a window encoding:
- the xerD gene encoding site-specific tyrosine recombinase XerD, with amino-acid sequence MLKQLQKEYGYYLRITKGLAHNTITSYMSDLDEYIRFLTKNYNTSLPDTITKQHIRNFLNRLKRKEEAASSIARKISAIRSFHRFLLQEKEVDENVAFGIHLPKKDKKLPTVLSIKEIDALMVASEGDNPLEQRNRAMLELLYGSGLRVSELLNLSLNDLHINTGFIDIIGKGNKERIVPLGEESAYALKRYLEDGRQSLKKHHEPALFINSRGNKLSRVGLYKVIKTLTKKAGIMKDVSPHTLRHSFASHLLENGVDLRYVQELLGHEDVSTTQIYTHINKNQLKDVYDRYHPRSHNKEE; translated from the coding sequence ATAATACGATCACATCATACATGTCGGATTTAGATGAATATATACGTTTTTTAACTAAAAATTATAATACTAGCTTACCAGATACCATTACTAAACAACACATTCGTAACTTTCTCAATCGTCTTAAACGAAAAGAAGAAGCTGCGAGTAGTATAGCCCGTAAAATAAGTGCGATACGGTCGTTTCATCGGTTCTTACTTCAAGAAAAAGAAGTTGATGAAAATGTGGCATTCGGGATTCACTTACCCAAAAAAGATAAAAAATTGCCGACTGTCTTAAGCATTAAAGAAATTGATGCTTTAATGGTTGCTTCAGAAGGAGATAACCCTTTAGAACAACGCAATCGCGCGATGTTAGAACTTCTCTATGGGTCAGGATTGCGGGTTTCAGAGTTGCTAAATTTATCCTTAAATGATTTACATATTAATACCGGCTTTATCGATATTATCGGTAAAGGCAATAAAGAGCGTATTGTGCCTTTAGGAGAAGAAAGTGCCTATGCCTTAAAGCGCTATTTAGAAGATGGCAGACAATCTCTAAAAAAACACCATGAACCGGCTTTATTTATCAACAGTAGAGGGAACAAGTTATCTCGTGTTGGACTGTACAAAGTCATTAAAACTTTAACAAAAAAGGCCGGTATTATGAAGGATGTCAGTCCACACACACTACGTCATAGTTTTGCATCACATTTACTTGAAAACGGCGTAGATTTACGATATGTTCAAGAATTACTTGGGCATGAAGACGTGTCAACTACACAAATTTACACCCATATAAATAAAAATCAATTAAAAGATGTTTACGATCGGTATCATCCCCGATCACATAATAAGGAGGAATAA